TTGACAAACAACTCCACGCGGGCATGGGCACCTCGCTCGGTTATTTCCTTCCACCAGGCGGTGCTCCCCACGTGCTTGTTAAAGAGGTTGGAATTCTTTGCGGAAGTAAAGGGATTGTTCGGTGACCAGGCGGCGGAGAGTTGCATCATACGGAAGCTGAGTTCGGTCGGGTGTACACGATTCCAGTCGCAGACACCTACATAGACGCCTTCGATTGAGGCGCCTGCCGCAGTCTTCGTCTGCACGATACGGTAGCTCAGGCCGGGGATATGCAATTGTTCGAGTGTGTATTTTAACTCTGCAGCTGATTTGCCGCGGTAGCGGAGCAGGCGAAACGGGTAGGGGGTACCAATCCCGTGGCTAAAGCCACCTTCTTGTGCGCCCAGTCCGGTCATGGCATAGCCCAGTACGGCTGAAAGGTCGGGGATGTAGGGAGAAGTCGGGATCCAGCGCAGTCCGGTATCAGTCCAAAGCATGTGGCGACGCCACCCTTGCATGGGGATGACGGTTAATTTGCCGCGTTGGCGTACGGAATCGGGTACTTCCATCCAGCCCGGACTATATTTGGCAATACGGGCAAGCTCTCCCATGGTTAGGCCGTGAACGTAGGGCACATGAAAGGCTCCAACGTAGCTTCGCCATTCGCGGTCGAGTGGCGGACCGTCGACCTTGAGGCCGCCGAGTGGGTTGGGGCGGTCTAGGATGATCACTTCGACGTCATTTTCGAAGCAGGCTTCCATGGCGTAGCGCATGCAACTGACATAGGTATAGGAGCGTACCCCCACATCCTGTAGGTCGATGACCAGAGCATTGATACCGCTTAACATCTCTGCGGTGGGCTTTCTGTATTGCCCATACAGCGAGTACACGGGTAGGCCGGTTCGTGGGTCGGTTTTGTTCTGGATGGGCTGGTTCGCCTTCTCGTTTCCGTAGATGCCGTGCTCTGGCCCGTACAGTGCGACAAGTTGCGTGTTCGGGGCCCGCCGTAGTACCTCGATACTGCTCAAGCCGTTCCGGTTGACGCCCGCAGGGTGCGTGAGCAGGCCGATCCGTTTGCCGGCGACTGCCCTAAATCCGGTGCTTTCCAGCACGTCGATGCCGAGGAGAATATTCTGAGCATGCAGACCGCACCAACTGAGAATTGAGCAAAGGCTGATGAGGGTGAAACGCTTAAGCATCTGTATTGTTGGTAGAGTTCTGTTTGCTGGCCTTGATATGATGGATCTTCTCGATCAGGACGGCGTAGCTCGCCACCGTGCGACGTGCGATGATACGATAAGCTACGCTGGTGACTAAACCGAAAAAGATCCCCATGACAATCGCTCCGAGGCAAGTGATGCCGAAAACGGTGGCCAGGCGTCCCAGATTGCTACCCCAGTCAGCATGCGAGAAATTGTGAAGCAGGTGCATCACCTGTTCTTTGGTTAACTGTTGGGTGATGACCCCGATTACTGAAAGAATGTGCCGGCCGATTTGGTAGGCGGCAAACCATAGAGGCCAGACGGTGATCGGGTTCGAGACCATCTGTAGTCCGACTAGGATCGGAAGGTTGGCTCGTAGTAGTAAGGCAAAGAGGAATGCGAGGGGAATTTGGATGCCGTAGATGGGCAGTAGCGTGATGATAAAGCCGGCGTAGATGGCGGGAATCGCATTGGCCTCCCGGAAGCTCCAGAGGTAAATTCGTTGCCTTGCGGTATCGGCGAAGCGACCTAGGATCGGATAGCGATGAATCGTGGCACGGCGTGGTAAGGGGCGCAGCCAACGCTTGACCCGACGGATGCGTTTTCGACGCTCCGTGTGTAGTGCTTTTTCTTCTTGGGTCATCGATCAAAGGTCTCTGCACTCAATACCTTTTCGACACTGGCTTGAAGGTTTATGGCACCCTTTGACAAGGCTTCGGGCAAGGCCATGTCTTCGGGGGTGATACTGTAAGCCCGTGTTCCGGGGAATTTTGACTCAATGGCTTGGACGGCTTCTTTTTCCG
This window of the Coraliomargarita parva genome carries:
- a CDS encoding DUF2062 domain-containing protein; amino-acid sequence: MTQEEKALHTERRKRIRRVKRWLRPLPRRATIHRYPILGRFADTARQRIYLWSFREANAIPAIYAGFIITLLPIYGIQIPLAFLFALLLRANLPILVGLQMVSNPITVWPLWFAAYQIGRHILSVIGVITQQLTKEQVMHLLHNFSHADWGSNLGRLATVFGITCLGAIVMGIFFGLVTSVAYRIIARRTVASYAVLIEKIHHIKASKQNSTNNTDA
- a CDS encoding DUF1343 domain-containing protein, with protein sequence MLKRFTLISLCSILSWCGLHAQNILLGIDVLESTGFRAVAGKRIGLLTHPAGVNRNGLSSIEVLRRAPNTQLVALYGPEHGIYGNEKANQPIQNKTDPRTGLPVYSLYGQYRKPTAEMLSGINALVIDLQDVGVRSYTYVSCMRYAMEACFENDVEVIILDRPNPLGGLKVDGPPLDREWRSYVGAFHVPYVHGLTMGELARIAKYSPGWMEVPDSVRQRGKLTVIPMQGWRRHMLWTDTGLRWIPTSPYIPDLSAVLGYAMTGLGAQEGGFSHGIGTPYPFRLLRYRGKSAAELKYTLEQLHIPGLSYRIVQTKTAAGASIEGVYVGVCDWNRVHPTELSFRMMQLSAAWSPNNPFTSAKNSNLFNKHVGSTAWWKEITERGAHARVELFVNQWSRQAEAFQNKCRRFWLYQ